A window of Diabrotica virgifera virgifera chromosome 9, PGI_DIABVI_V3a contains these coding sequences:
- the LOC126891524 gene encoding uncharacterized protein LOC126891524 — MAVADSELCFTHIDVGAYGSECDSNVFKKTELGKALYSGTLNLPCPQELITNAPQIDYPYVFVADEAFACSTNVLRPYPAKNTTVEKKIFNYRLSRARRYVECAFGLLANKWRILHRPIDVTFPDVIIQACCVLHNFVRKRDGYNFRDTLTCPLESVSTTGTRGTVDGLTTRDAYAIYFSTEGAVPWQNKMI, encoded by the coding sequence ATGGCAGTTGCGGACTCAGAATTATGCTTTACGCATATTGATGTGGGAGCTTACGGCAGTGAGTGTGACTCGAACGTTTTCAAAAAAACTGAATTAGGTAAAGCTCTATATTCAGGAACCTTGAATTTACCATGTCCCCAGGAATTAATTACAAATGCCCCTCAGATTGACTATCCTTACGTATTTGTTGCTGATGAGGCGTTTGCCTGCAGTACCAATGTACTGAGACCATACCCTGCCAAAAACACAAccgttgaaaaaaaaattttcaactataGGCTCAGTAGAGCAAGAAGATATGTGGAATGTGCTTTTGGCCTACTTGCTAACAAATGGAGGATTTTGCATCGCCCCATAGACGTGACTTTTCCCGATGTTATAATTCAAGCTTGTTGTGTTCTTCACAATTTTGTGCGAAAAAGAGATGGGTACAATTTCAGGGATACTCTAACATGTCCCTTAGAAAGTGTTTCTACAACCGGTACAAGAGGAACGGTGGACGGTTTAACAACAAGAGACGCATACGCAATTTATTTTAGTACAGAAGGAGCTGTTCCCTGGCAAAATAAGATGATATGA